In one Neobacillus sp. CF12 genomic region, the following are encoded:
- a CDS encoding ABC-F family ATP-binding cassette domain-containing protein: MILLQVNQLAKYYGADLILSNIKLELQTRDRVALVGRNGAGKSTLLKIIAGHLSHDGGEIIKPKGVSIGYLAQNTGLESNLSIWDEMLTVFESLRSMEAALRQLEMTMADPAAMENPASYERILKEYDLLQVKFKEQGGYQYEADIRSILHGLNFHNSSSMISSLSGGQKTRLALGKLLLTKPDILILDEPTNHLDIDTLTWLEQYLQGYDGAILIVSHDRYFLDKVVTQVYEVSRRQIQKFIGNYSAYLDQKAANYERDLKVYEKQQQEVANLQDFIQRNLARASTTKRAQSRRKKLEKMDLLDRPLGDEKSATFSFDIEKQTGNDVLTVDSLAVGYDGQKVSEMISFRAYRGESIALVGPNGIGKSTLLKTIIKKLPALSGTVLYGANLAIGYYDQEQAELTSNKRVLNELWDEWPLKSEKEIRTVLGNFLFSGDDVLKIVSTLSGGEKARLALAKLMLEKANVLILDEPTNHLDLDSKEVLENALVDYPGTIIFVSHDRYFINRIATKVLELSANGSSEYLGDYDYYLEKKLEEEELKALEIASATKKKILTEVQERNTYHQDKESKKLDRQRKRKLEEIELRIEELEALIQDFEEKLCEPEIFQDHEKVLEINLKNEKAKAALEQLMEDWAELAE, from the coding sequence ATGATATTATTACAAGTGAATCAACTAGCAAAATACTATGGTGCAGACCTTATTTTATCGAATATAAAGCTAGAATTACAAACTCGTGACCGTGTTGCACTTGTGGGTCGAAACGGTGCAGGAAAGTCGACATTATTAAAAATCATTGCCGGGCATTTGTCACATGATGGCGGAGAAATTATTAAGCCAAAGGGCGTTAGCATTGGTTATTTAGCACAGAATACCGGCTTAGAATCCAATTTGTCGATTTGGGATGAAATGCTGACTGTTTTTGAATCACTTCGAAGTATGGAAGCGGCACTCCGACAATTAGAGATGACAATGGCAGATCCTGCTGCAATGGAGAATCCGGCAAGTTATGAACGAATTCTAAAAGAATACGATCTCCTTCAAGTAAAATTTAAAGAACAGGGCGGTTATCAGTATGAAGCTGATATTCGCTCCATCCTTCATGGCTTAAATTTTCATAATAGCTCATCCATGATCTCCAGCTTAAGCGGCGGTCAAAAAACGCGTCTTGCATTAGGAAAGCTGCTATTAACAAAGCCGGATATATTGATTCTGGACGAGCCTACGAATCATCTGGATATTGATACGCTTACCTGGCTCGAGCAATACCTTCAAGGTTATGATGGGGCAATCTTAATCGTGTCCCATGACCGTTACTTTTTAGATAAAGTAGTAACTCAGGTATATGAAGTTTCACGCAGGCAGATTCAAAAATTCATAGGAAACTATAGCGCTTATCTAGACCAAAAAGCTGCCAATTATGAGCGGGATTTGAAAGTATATGAGAAGCAGCAACAAGAAGTTGCCAATCTTCAAGATTTTATCCAGCGCAACCTTGCCCGTGCTTCGACGACAAAACGTGCTCAAAGCCGGCGCAAAAAGCTTGAGAAAATGGACTTACTGGACCGACCTTTAGGCGATGAAAAATCGGCTACCTTCTCCTTTGACATTGAAAAACAAACAGGGAACGATGTGCTTACTGTTGATTCGCTCGCAGTAGGTTATGATGGTCAAAAAGTTTCGGAGATGATTTCTTTCCGTGCCTATCGCGGTGAAAGCATTGCATTAGTTGGGCCCAACGGAATTGGCAAGTCTACTCTCTTAAAAACCATTATCAAAAAGCTCCCTGCCTTATCAGGGACCGTTCTATATGGAGCAAATCTAGCCATTGGATACTACGACCAGGAGCAGGCTGAATTGACATCCAATAAGCGAGTCCTCAACGAGTTATGGGATGAGTGGCCGTTAAAAAGTGAAAAGGAAATACGTACAGTCTTAGGTAACTTCCTATTTTCAGGTGATGATGTTTTAAAAATAGTTTCCACATTAAGTGGCGGGGAAAAAGCCAGACTGGCACTAGCCAAATTAATGCTTGAGAAAGCAAATGTTTTAATATTGGACGAGCCAACGAACCATCTTGACTTAGACAGCAAGGAAGTTCTCGAAAATGCATTAGTCGATTACCCAGGAACGATTATCTTTGTATCACATGACCGATACTTTATTAACAGAATTGCCACCAAGGTTTTAGAACTTAGTGCAAATGGCAGTTCCGAGTATCTTGGTGACTATGACTATTATTTAGAGAAAAAGCTGGAGGAAGAGGAGCTAAAGGCTTTAGAAATTGCCAGCGCTACGAAGAAAAAGATTCTCACGGAAGTGCAAGAAAGAAATACCTATCATCAGGATAAAGAGAGTAAAAAGCTTGACCGGCAGCGCAAGAGAAAATTAGAAGAAATTGAATTACGGATTGAAGAGTTAGAGGCACTCATTCAAGATTTCGAGGAAAAACTATGTGAGCCTGAAATATTTCAAGATCACGAGAAGGTTCTTGAAATTAATTTAAAAAATGAAAAAGCAAAAGCTGCACTCGAACAGTTAATGGAAGACTGGGCGGAATTGGCGGAATAA
- a CDS encoding Gmad2 immunoglobulin-like domain-containing protein has protein sequence MKSKFLIGIFMVLVFGLTACSLDINISTDDKKPDVIDNGDSQDQDQDQGQDKDQDKEDDKQYENEVFKEVTVSKSNGKATVKGKARVFEGVFQYAVISGTEILLEDHYQTDGAPAWGDFEITIDSELMAKENVSIELFVYSAKDGSKTDSLTIPLK, from the coding sequence ATGAAGAGTAAGTTCTTAATAGGAATTTTCATGGTACTTGTTTTCGGATTAACTGCCTGCAGCTTAGATATTAATATTTCAACAGATGATAAGAAACCAGATGTGATTGATAATGGTGATAGTCAAGATCAAGACCAAGACCAGGGGCAGGACAAAGACCAAGATAAAGAAGACGATAAACAGTACGAAAATGAGGTCTTTAAAGAAGTTACCGTTTCAAAATCAAATGGTAAGGCAACAGTAAAGGGGAAGGCAAGAGTGTTTGAGGGTGTTTTTCAATATGCTGTCATCTCAGGAACAGAGATATTATTAGAAGACCATTATCAAACTGACGGTGCTCCTGCATGGGGGGACTTTGAGATTACGATAGATAGTGAGCTTATGGCAAAAGAGAATGTCTCCATAGAGCTATTTGTTTATTCAGCAAAGGATGGATCAAAAACAGATAGTTTAACCATTCCGCTTAAATAG
- the tsaD gene encoding tRNA (adenosine(37)-N6)-threonylcarbamoyltransferase complex transferase subunit TsaD, whose amino-acid sequence MIKDQWIMGIETSCDETAVAIIKNGREIAANVVASQIESHKRFGGVVPEIASRHHVEQITIVIEEALKEANLTLSELDAIAVTEGPGLVGALLIGVNAAKALAFAHNIPLVPVHHIAGHIYANRLVKELTFPLLSLVVSGGHTELVYMKEQGHFEVIGETRDDAAGEAYDKVARTLKLPYPGGPHIDRLAQEGSDTLDLPRAWLEEGSYDFSFSGLKSAVINTVHNAEQRGETIAPEDLAASFQESVIEVLVKKTVKATAEYKVKQVLLAGGVAANKGLRKALEKAFLDKGDIDLVIPPLNLCTDNAAMIAAAGSIMFEKGIRADLSLNANPGLDIELYN is encoded by the coding sequence ATGATAAAAGATCAATGGATTATGGGAATTGAAACGAGCTGTGACGAAACAGCAGTTGCCATTATTAAAAATGGCAGGGAGATAGCTGCCAATGTCGTTGCCTCCCAAATTGAAAGTCATAAGCGCTTTGGCGGGGTGGTACCTGAAATTGCGTCGCGTCACCATGTTGAACAAATTACAATTGTCATTGAAGAGGCTTTAAAGGAAGCAAACCTTACCCTTTCTGAATTGGATGCCATTGCTGTAACAGAGGGTCCTGGATTGGTTGGAGCACTGTTAATTGGTGTGAATGCAGCAAAAGCCCTAGCATTTGCGCATAACATACCACTTGTTCCTGTTCATCATATTGCGGGACATATTTATGCAAACCGGTTAGTAAAAGAATTAACCTTTCCTCTCCTTTCCTTAGTGGTGTCAGGGGGACATACAGAGTTAGTTTACATGAAAGAACAGGGGCATTTTGAGGTTATTGGTGAAACAAGAGATGATGCCGCTGGCGAAGCGTATGATAAGGTTGCCAGAACATTAAAACTTCCATATCCAGGCGGTCCACATATCGATCGGCTGGCTCAAGAGGGCAGTGATACTCTTGATTTACCTAGGGCTTGGTTAGAAGAAGGATCCTATGATTTTAGCTTTAGCGGTTTAAAATCAGCGGTTATTAATACTGTCCATAATGCGGAGCAGCGTGGTGAAACGATCGCACCAGAGGATCTTGCTGCAAGTTTTCAGGAAAGTGTCATTGAGGTATTGGTGAAGAAGACAGTAAAAGCTACAGCGGAATATAAGGTTAAGCAAGTGCTTTTGGCTGGTGGCGTTGCTGCCAATAAAGGGCTTAGAAAGGCACTAGAAAAGGCCTTTTTAGATAAAGGTGATATTGATTTGGTCATTCCACCTTTAAACTTGTGTACCGATAATGCTGCGATGATTGCTGCTGCAGGAAGCATTATGTTTGAAAAAGGAATCCGAGCAGACCTTTCCTTAAATGCAAATCCTGGTTTGGATATTGAATTATATAATTAG
- the rimI gene encoding ribosomal protein S18-alanine N-acetyltransferase, with protein MVDSFVYRYMKEEDIDQILEVEHASFATPWSREAFFNEIHNNKFAVYIVLEEDQKIVGYCGAWVVIDEAHVTNVAVLPAYRGRKLGEALLRKMMSVAKDMGARSMTLEVRLTNHVAQSLYRKLGFQNGGIRKNYYSDNQEDALVMWVNI; from the coding sequence ATGGTAGATTCTTTTGTGTATCGTTATATGAAGGAAGAGGACATCGATCAAATATTAGAGGTTGAACATGCCTCTTTTGCTACACCATGGAGCAGAGAAGCTTTTTTTAATGAAATTCATAATAATAAATTTGCAGTGTATATCGTCCTAGAAGAGGATCAAAAGATTGTTGGCTATTGTGGTGCCTGGGTGGTTATTGATGAAGCCCATGTGACCAATGTGGCCGTACTGCCTGCTTATAGAGGCAGAAAGCTCGGTGAGGCATTACTTCGTAAAATGATGTCTGTTGCTAAGGATATGGGAGCAAGAAGTATGACTCTTGAAGTTCGTTTAACGAATCATGTGGCACAATCGCTTTACCGAAAGTTAGGATTCCAAAATGGCGGCATTCGGAAAAATTATTATTCCGATAATCAAGAAGATGCTCTAGTGATGTGGGTGAATATATGA
- the tsaB gene encoding tRNA (adenosine(37)-N6)-threonylcarbamoyltransferase complex dimerization subunit type 1 TsaB, producing the protein MTILAIDTSNYPLGVALIEDNQVLGEYITNLKKNHSVRIMPAIQTLMKDCERVPSQLTKIVVAKGPGSYTGVRIGVTIAKTMAWSLKIPLVGISSLEIIAAGAGRYFDGYISPLIDARRGQVYTGLYQYQSGVLTTVKEDRLVLSTDWAVSIKDVEKPILFVGNDLSLHQAVIEDTLTSQAVFAAITEHNPRPSELALLGKDKPEEDIHSFVPNYIRLAEAEAKWLEANEKILKG; encoded by the coding sequence ATGACCATACTAGCGATTGATACTTCTAATTATCCGTTAGGGGTTGCGCTTATTGAGGATAATCAGGTACTTGGCGAATATATAACCAACTTAAAAAAGAATCATTCGGTTCGAATTATGCCAGCCATTCAAACGTTAATGAAGGATTGTGAAAGAGTCCCATCACAGCTTACGAAAATAGTAGTTGCGAAAGGTCCGGGTTCATATACAGGTGTTCGAATTGGGGTAACGATAGCTAAAACAATGGCTTGGTCATTAAAGATACCCTTAGTAGGAATATCTAGTCTGGAGATTATTGCAGCCGGGGCAGGGAGATACTTTGATGGTTATATTTCACCTCTAATTGATGCAAGAAGAGGACAAGTATATACAGGACTTTACCAATATCAAAGCGGAGTACTTACCACTGTTAAAGAGGATAGATTGGTTTTGTCGACCGACTGGGCAGTTTCTATAAAAGATGTAGAGAAACCCATATTATTTGTTGGTAACGATTTATCACTTCATCAAGCTGTAATAGAAGATACACTAACCTCTCAGGCTGTATTTGCTGCAATCACGGAACATAATCCTCGTCCTTCGGAGCTAGCATTATTAGGTAAAGATAAACCGGAGGAAGATATTCATTCTTTTGTTCCCAATTATATCCGTCTAGCAGAGGCTGAAGCGAAGTGGTTAGAGGCAAATGAGAAAATTTTAAAAGGATAG
- the tsaE gene encoding tRNA (adenosine(37)-N6)-threonylcarbamoyltransferase complex ATPase subunit type 1 TsaE, with protein sequence MIQYEKNTIDPSETSQLASNLAELLQPGDVICLEGDLGAGKTTFTKGLAKGLDIKKTVNSPTFTIIKEYKGRLPLYHMDVYRVADAYEDLGFDEYFEGDGVTVVEWAHLIEDQLPAQLLTIYLYHEGPEKRKIVFVPKGERYEQLCKEIFLNDHTSD encoded by the coding sequence ATGATTCAGTATGAAAAAAATACGATTGATCCTAGTGAAACTTCTCAGCTTGCATCCAATCTTGCAGAGTTATTGCAGCCAGGCGATGTTATTTGTCTAGAAGGAGATTTAGGTGCAGGTAAAACCACGTTCACGAAGGGATTAGCAAAGGGACTAGATATTAAGAAAACGGTTAACAGTCCGACATTCACCATAATCAAAGAGTATAAAGGCAGGCTGCCATTGTATCATATGGATGTCTACCGAGTAGCAGATGCCTATGAGGATTTGGGCTTTGATGAATACTTTGAAGGTGATGGAGTAACGGTTGTGGAATGGGCTCATTTAATTGAGGACCAGCTGCCAGCACAGTTGTTAACGATTTATTTATATCACGAGGGTCCCGAAAAGAGAAAAATTGTTTTTGTTCCAAAAGGAGAAAGATATGAGCAATTATGTAAGGAGATTTTTCTAAATGACCATACTAGCGATTGA
- a CDS encoding SprT family protein has protein sequence MEDKELQKLVEKVSIESFGKTFRHKASFNSRLRSTGGRYLLGTHNIDINKKYLDQLGLNELIGIIKHELCHYHLHIEGKGYQHRDQDFKMLLKKVGAPRFCSPLLEKPKKRTSNKILLYECTKCHQQYKRKRSINISRYVCGKCRGKLKKVMELQGD, from the coding sequence ATGGAGGATAAAGAACTACAGAAACTTGTCGAAAAAGTCTCGATTGAATCTTTTGGTAAGACTTTTAGGCATAAAGCCTCCTTTAATAGCAGGCTGCGGTCAACGGGTGGAAGGTATCTGCTTGGCACTCACAATATCGATATCAATAAGAAATACTTAGATCAACTAGGTCTTAACGAGCTAATCGGAATTATCAAACATGAACTCTGTCACTACCATCTTCATATAGAGGGAAAAGGATATCAGCACCGAGATCAAGATTTTAAAATGCTGTTAAAGAAAGTAGGCGCACCGAGATTTTGCAGTCCTCTTCTAGAAAAACCTAAGAAACGCACCTCTAATAAAATCCTCCTTTATGAATGTACAAAATGCCATCAGCAATATAAAAGAAAACGAAGCATTAATATAAGTCGATACGTGTGTGGAAAGTGCAGAGGGAAGCTTAAAAAGGTAATGGAGTTACAAGGAGATTAA
- the cmpA gene encoding cortex morphogenetic protein CmpA, with the protein MPTWFQNQMKRAFYEKDRYQIKLLNQCWFFYRKKQS; encoded by the coding sequence ATGCCGACTTGGTTTCAAAACCAAATGAAAAGAGCTTTCTACGAGAAGGACCGATACCAAATTAAACTGCTAAACCAGTGCTGGTTTTTTTACAGAAAAAAACAAAGTTAA
- a CDS encoding Tex family protein, whose translation MNDTVVKDEQLLVKVAAELTISHKQVKSVISLLNEGNTVPFIARYRKEMTGALDEVQIRNIQERWQYIQNLEQRKEEVLRTIAEQGKLTDELTHKITKAEKLQEVEDLYRPYKQKRRTKATVAKEKGLEPLAEWILTFPMTPIEDKAKEFLSDEKEVLTVEEAITGAKDIIAEMISDDAESRKWIRNETFKSGKVESTVKDAEKDEKKVYEMYYEYEEPVNKIVPHRILALNRGEKEDILRVSIKMNNDIILSYLSRKWIRAQHSPASAIVIEAIEDSYKRLIQPSIEREIRSELNDKGEEQAIHIFSENLRNLLLQPPLKGKVVIGVDPAYRTGCKLAVVDETGKVLKIDVIYPHPPVSKSKEAKEKFIRILRDYKVEMAAIGNGTASRETEQFVADILKEMDEEIFYLIVNEAGASVYSASDIAREEFPDFQVEERSAVSIARRLQDPLAELVKIDPKSVGVGQYQHDVTQKRLSESLHFVVETAVNRVGVNVNTASASLLQYVAGLTKTAAHNIVKKREEEGKFTSRVQLKKVPRLGAKTYEQAIGFLRVLDGKQPLDRTGIHPENYDEVKKLLANLGFSTDDLGSAELKDALSALDLKTVSAELSIGELTLKDIIEALVRPERDPRDDLPRPLLKKDVLKLEDLSAGMELQGTVRNVVDFGAFVDIGVKQDGLVHISKLSNRFVKHPLDIVSVGDVVTVWVDSVDMKKGRVALTMLPPSK comes from the coding sequence GTGAATGATACAGTTGTAAAAGATGAACAGCTTCTTGTGAAGGTAGCTGCGGAGTTAACAATATCTCATAAACAGGTGAAAAGTGTTATCTCTTTATTGAATGAGGGGAACACAGTGCCATTTATCGCCCGCTACCGCAAAGAAATGACGGGGGCACTAGATGAAGTTCAAATAAGAAATATCCAGGAACGCTGGCAATACATACAAAACCTTGAGCAAAGGAAAGAAGAAGTCCTTCGGACCATTGCGGAACAAGGAAAATTAACAGATGAACTCACACATAAAATAACAAAAGCAGAAAAGCTCCAAGAGGTCGAAGATTTATACCGTCCGTATAAACAAAAACGACGTACCAAGGCAACTGTTGCAAAAGAAAAGGGTTTAGAGCCATTGGCAGAGTGGATATTAACCTTTCCGATGACTCCAATTGAGGACAAAGCTAAGGAATTTTTATCCGATGAAAAAGAAGTGCTAACAGTTGAAGAAGCAATCACTGGAGCAAAGGATATCATCGCTGAAATGATTTCTGATGATGCTGAAAGCCGAAAATGGATTCGGAATGAGACCTTTAAGTCAGGTAAAGTTGAGTCGACTGTGAAAGATGCGGAAAAAGACGAGAAAAAGGTTTATGAAATGTATTATGAGTACGAAGAGCCTGTGAATAAAATTGTTCCACATCGTATTCTTGCGTTAAATCGTGGTGAAAAAGAAGATATCTTAAGAGTATCAATTAAAATGAATAATGATATTATCCTTTCCTACCTATCAAGGAAATGGATCCGTGCTCAGCATTCACCGGCTTCAGCAATTGTCATTGAAGCAATTGAGGATAGTTATAAGCGTCTGATTCAGCCTTCGATCGAAAGGGAAATTCGAAGTGAGTTAAATGATAAAGGTGAAGAGCAAGCCATTCATATCTTCTCAGAAAATCTTCGCAATTTACTATTGCAGCCTCCTTTAAAAGGAAAAGTGGTTATTGGTGTGGATCCGGCTTATCGGACAGGTTGTAAGCTTGCAGTCGTTGATGAAACAGGTAAGGTGTTGAAAATTGATGTCATCTATCCGCATCCGCCTGTATCGAAGTCAAAGGAAGCAAAGGAGAAATTCATTCGAATTCTTCGTGACTATAAAGTAGAGATGGCTGCCATTGGGAATGGAACAGCGTCACGAGAGACCGAACAATTCGTGGCGGATATCCTTAAGGAAATGGATGAGGAAATCTTTTATTTAATCGTGAATGAAGCTGGTGCAAGTGTGTACTCAGCGTCTGATATAGCCAGAGAAGAGTTTCCTGATTTCCAAGTAGAAGAAAGAAGTGCGGTTTCAATCGCAAGAAGATTACAGGATCCACTTGCTGAGTTAGTGAAAATTGACCCTAAATCAGTTGGGGTCGGTCAATACCAGCATGATGTTACGCAAAAACGACTATCGGAATCGCTGCATTTTGTTGTTGAAACGGCAGTTAACAGGGTTGGTGTGAATGTAAATACAGCCTCAGCCTCTTTACTTCAATATGTTGCAGGGCTAACAAAAACCGCAGCCCATAATATCGTGAAGAAAAGAGAAGAGGAAGGGAAGTTTACTAGCAGGGTGCAATTAAAGAAAGTCCCACGCCTAGGGGCAAAAACATATGAACAAGCTATTGGCTTCTTGCGTGTATTAGACGGTAAGCAGCCGTTAGACCGTACCGGAATTCACCCGGAGAACTATGATGAAGTGAAGAAGTTATTAGCAAATCTCGGCTTTTCTACGGATGATTTAGGCAGTGCTGAATTAAAAGATGCGCTGAGTGCTCTAGATTTAAAAACGGTGTCTGCTGAATTGTCCATTGGCGAACTAACGTTGAAAGATATCATTGAGGCACTTGTTAGACCAGAACGAGATCCGCGTGACGACTTGCCGCGTCCTCTATTGAAAAAGGATGTCTTAAAATTAGAAGATTTAAGTGCAGGGATGGAATTGCAGGGTACAGTAAGGAATGTAGTTGATTTTGGTGCGTTTGTGGACATCGGTGTTAAGCAGGATGGACTTGTTCATATATCTAAGCTAAGTAATCGTTTTGTGAAGCACCCATTAGACATTGTATCTGTTGGTGATGTTGTAACTGTCTGGGTTGATTCGGTTGATATGAAAAAAGGACGAGTGGCATTAACCATGCTGCCGCCGTCTAAGTAA
- a CDS encoding type II toxin-antitoxin system PemK/MazF family toxin, translating to MIVKRGDVYFADLSPVVGSEQGGVRPVLVIQNDIGNRFSPTVIVAAITAQIQKAKLPTHVEIDAKRYGFERDSVILLEQIRTIDKQRLTDKITHLDDEMMEKVDEALRVSIGLIEF from the coding sequence TTGATTGTCAAGCGTGGTGACGTTTATTTCGCGGACCTATCCCCAGTTGTTGGTTCTGAACAAGGCGGCGTCCGTCCTGTACTTGTCATTCAAAACGACATCGGGAATCGGTTTAGTCCCACAGTTATTGTTGCAGCGATTACAGCACAAATTCAAAAAGCGAAGCTTCCCACTCATGTAGAAATTGATGCGAAGCGTTACGGTTTTGAACGAGATTCAGTCATACTTTTAGAACAGATTCGTACAATTGATAAACAGCGGTTAACCGATAAAATAACCCATCTCGATGACGAAATGATGGAAAAAGTGGATGAAGCCTTGCGAGTAAGTATAGGACTCATCGAATTTTAG
- a CDS encoding YlcI/YnfO family protein, with product MSESGATTEILVKLPQHLLTELDGFVKLENVNRSEFIYQATKMYLRERKKRQIRESMRRGYMEMAMINLTIASEMFQAEFEAEHTVERLVSGG from the coding sequence GTGTCTGAATCCGGCGCAACTACGGAAATCTTAGTAAAGTTACCGCAACATCTTTTAACCGAGTTAGATGGTTTTGTAAAATTAGAAAACGTTAACCGGAGCGAGTTTATTTATCAAGCAACCAAAATGTATTTACGCGAACGTAAAAAGAGACAAATTCGCGAATCCATGAGACGTGGGTACATGGAAATGGCGATGATCAATTTGACGATTGCATCGGAAATGTTTCAAGCAGAATTTGAGGCAGAACACACAGTTGAACGTCTTGTAAGCGGAGGGTAA
- the alr gene encoding alanine racemase: MTEQGYFYRDTWAEVDLDCISDNVASVKKHLPENVEIIAVIKANGYGHGDLQVAKSALKSGATYLAVAFMDEAIALRNKGVDAPILVLGATRPEDVELAVKFDITITVFQLEWVKAAQPYLPKDRVLQVHIKLDTGMGRIGIRTKDELAAVVELISSDERLNIEGIFTHFATADEVDQTYFDKQIELFHDLLSVLKEKPRYIHSSNSAAALRFSKANFNAVRLGIAMYGLTPSPEIEHELPFPLKEAFSLRSRLVQVKKLDKGDKVSYGATYETEGEEWIGTIPIGYADGWIRRLQGQEVLIEGKRVPIVGRICMDQCMVRLPHGVPVGTTVTLIGKQKDEFISVNEIARKLETINYEVPCIISTRVPRLYKQAGEIVVLKNYLLHE, encoded by the coding sequence ATGACAGAGCAGGGCTATTTCTATAGAGATACATGGGCGGAGGTTGATTTAGATTGTATTTCCGATAATGTTGCCTCCGTTAAAAAACATTTGCCGGAAAACGTGGAAATCATAGCTGTCATAAAAGCAAACGGGTACGGTCATGGAGACCTTCAGGTTGCAAAAAGCGCGCTGAAGTCAGGAGCGACATATCTAGCAGTAGCATTTATGGATGAAGCCATCGCCCTCCGGAATAAGGGAGTAGATGCACCCATCCTAGTTTTAGGTGCAACGCGTCCAGAGGATGTCGAGTTGGCGGTCAAGTTTGACATCACCATTACCGTGTTTCAGCTGGAATGGGTAAAAGCGGCTCAACCCTATCTTCCTAAAGATAGGGTACTTCAAGTCCATATTAAGCTTGATACTGGAATGGGAAGGATTGGAATCCGCACAAAGGATGAATTGGCGGCGGTTGTGGAATTGATTTCAAGCGATGAACGGCTCAATATCGAGGGGATCTTTACTCACTTTGCCACAGCAGATGAAGTAGACCAAACTTACTTCGATAAACAAATAGAGTTATTTCATGATCTGCTTTCAGTGCTGAAGGAAAAGCCGAGATATATCCATAGCAGCAATAGTGCGGCAGCTTTACGTTTCTCTAAAGCCAACTTTAATGCTGTTCGTCTAGGGATTGCTATGTATGGATTAACACCTTCTCCAGAAATTGAACATGAATTGCCTTTTCCTCTTAAGGAGGCATTTTCCTTAAGGTCGCGGCTTGTTCAAGTGAAAAAGCTCGATAAGGGTGATAAAGTAAGTTATGGTGCTACTTATGAGACAGAAGGCGAAGAGTGGATTGGGACGATTCCAATTGGTTATGCGGACGGATGGATTCGTCGTCTCCAAGGGCAGGAAGTGTTGATAGAAGGAAAAAGAGTTCCAATTGTTGGCAGGATTTGTATGGATCAATGTATGGTAAGATTACCACATGGTGTTCCAGTTGGGACCACCGTTACGCTGATTGGTAAACAGAAAGATGAATTCATTTCTGTAAATGAAATTGCCAGGAAACTAGAGACAATCAACTACGAAGTTCCTTGTATAATTTCTACTAGAGTACCGCGCCTATATAAACAAGCTGGGGAAATTGTCGTATTAAAAAATTATCTTCTCCACGAATAA